DNA from Arthrobacter sp. PvP023:
ATGGCTTCGGCCGGCAGGACTTCGGCGGCGGTATCAAGTGTTTCGTGGGTCACATTCACAGGATACAGCCATATGTTGTCAAGTAGGCAACGTTTGTTGATAAGGATTCCGGATCAGTTTCCGGCGCGGTCACGGAATGCTTTACCTTGGGCCGCGCAAGGCATGGAATGGACCCATGACATCGCACAGTCACCCGGGATCCCCTGCCGCCGTCTTCCACGCACTCCACGACGGCGCGACGCCGCTGGTGCTGGTGAATGTCTGGGACGTGGCGTCTGCCCGGTTGGTGGAGGAGGCTGGAGCGGCGGCGCTGGCCACCTCCAGCTCGGCCCTGTCATGGAGCCTCGGCTTTCCGGACGGGAACCATCTTCCGCGCGAACTGGCCATTGCGGCCCTTCGCCGCATCGCTACCTCCACGGCGCTGCCGGTTACCGCGGACATCGAATCCGGGTATGCACAAACAGGGGGCACGTTCGACGACGGAGAGCTGCGGGAAACCATCCTCAGTGTCCTGGCGGCCGGGGCGGTCGGTATCAACTTCGAGGACTCCGGCGATGAGCCGCTGACTGACGTGGGAGAACAAGCGCGCCGCATCGCCGTCGTCCGCCGTGCGGCGGAGGAAGCGGGCGTAGACCTGTTCATCAACGCCCGTACCGACACCTACCTGTCCGGCCGGTTTGCGGACACTGCCTATACGGAGACCATTCGCCGTGCGGACGCGTACCTGGCCGCCGGCGCCAACGGAATATTCGTGCCCGGAGTGCAGGACCTGCACGTGCTCCATGACCTGTCCCGACGGATTGCCGGGCCCCTGAATGCGCTCGCCGGCCTGGGTGCGCCCTCCGTGGGGGAACTGCACGACGCCGGCGTCCGCCGGATCAGCATCGGCGGCAACACCGCGAAGGCTGCGTACGCCACCGTATCCAGGGTGGCCGAAGACGTGCTCGGAGACGGCAACTGGTCCGAACTGGCCGGTGCCCGCAGCCACGAGGCCATGGACGAACTATTTCGGCGGAACTAACTGCCCGGTCCCGTCCGGCACGGCCCGGGATGCCGCGGCCTCCGGCTCACCGGAGGTTCAGGACGTCCGCCAGCCGTTGCCCGTCCACGTAGATCTCCGCCCGCGCCGCGCCGACGGC
Protein-coding regions in this window:
- a CDS encoding isocitrate lyase/phosphoenolpyruvate mutase family protein, whose translation is MTSHSHPGSPAAVFHALHDGATPLVLVNVWDVASARLVEEAGAAALATSSSALSWSLGFPDGNHLPRELAIAALRRIATSTALPVTADIESGYAQTGGTFDDGELRETILSVLAAGAVGINFEDSGDEPLTDVGEQARRIAVVRRAAEEAGVDLFINARTDTYLSGRFADTAYTETIRRADAYLAAGANGIFVPGVQDLHVLHDLSRRIAGPLNALAGLGAPSVGELHDAGVRRISIGGNTAKAAYATVSRVAEDVLGDGNWSELAGARSHEAMDELFRRN